In Pseudopipra pipra isolate bDixPip1 chromosome 5, bDixPip1.hap1, whole genome shotgun sequence, the following proteins share a genomic window:
- the NAPEPLD gene encoding N-acyl-phosphatidylethanolamine-hydrolyzing phospholipase D isoform X3 — translation MVRRRTLWSWFLQIAALPSAAGWSGGTPQPFSSSCWRAAEPCKGWSGTMEEEEEEEKKGDETPQGRQQQPGSSSEKDMDKNTDEEQPSTACNQYPKEAVKKRQNSGRGSGSSDSSRTFRKSFRLDYRLEEDVTKSKRGKDGRFANPWPTWKSPTLPNVLKWSLMEKNNSNVPGSEELDKELPVLEPYFVQKPELAGKTGAGMRVTWLGHATVMVEMDELVLLTDPIFSQRASPSQLVGPKRFRRPPCTVAQLPKIDAVLISHTHYDHLDYNTVTSLNERFGSELRWFVPLGLLQWMQRCGCENVIELDWWEENCVPGHDAVTFVFTPSQHWCKRTVRDDNKVLWGSWSVLGPWNRFFFAGDTGYCLAFEQIGKRFGPFDLAAIPIGAYEPRWFMKYQHVDPEEAVRIHIDVQAKKSVAIHWGTFALANEYYLDPPAKLNEALERYGLKKDDFFLLNHGESRDLGTNDMFEN, via the exons ATGGTGAGGCGCAGGACGCTGTGGAGCTGGTTCCTGCAGATCGCCGCGCTACCGTCGGCGGCGGGTTGGTCAGGTGGGACGCCGCAGCCgttcagcagctcctgctggagaGCCGCGGAGCCGTGCAAGGGGTGGAGCGGCaccatggaggaggaggaggaggaggagaagaaggggGACGAGACTCCTCAggggcggcagcagcagccggGGAG ttcTTCTGAAAAAGATATGGATAAGAACACAGATGAAGAGCAGCCTTCAACGGCGTGTAACCAGTACCCTAAAGAAGCAGTGAAGAAACGTCAGAACTCAGGCCGTGGTTCCGGGAGCAGTGATTCTTCCAGGACCTTCAGGAAAAGCTTCAGGCTGGACTACAGGTTAGAAGAGGATGTAACTAAATCAAAGAGAGGCAAAGATGGGAGATTTGCCAACCCATGGCCAACATGGAAATCGCCAACCTTGCCGAATGTTTTGAAATGGTccctcatggaaaaaaataacagcaatgTGCCAGGCTCAGAG GAACTCGATAAAGAGCTTCCAGTGTTGGAACCTTACTTTGTTCAAAAGCCAGAACTTGCTGGGAAGACAGGAGCTGGTATGCGAGTCACGTGGCTGGGACATGCCACTGTTATGGTGGAAATGGACGAACTTGTACTTCTTACTGACCCAATCTTCAGCCAGCGAGCATCCCCCAGTCAGCTGGTGGGTCCCAAGCGCTTCCGAAGGCCTCCGTGCACAGTGGCACAGCTCCCCAAAATAGATGCAGTGTTGATCAGCCACACCCACTACGATCACTTGGACTACAACACTGTGACGAGTCTGAACGAACGCTTTGGGAGTGAGCTGCGCTGGTTTGTGCCACTGGGGCTCCTGCAGTGGATGCAGAGATGTGGCTGTGAGAATGTCATTGAACTGGACTGGTGGGAAGAGAACTGTGTCCCTGGTCATGACGCCGTGACTTTTGTCTTCACCCCTTCGCAACACTGGTGCAAAAGGACTGTGAGAGATGATAACAAGGTTCTCTGGGGCAGCTGGTCTGTCTTGGGTCCTTGGAATAGGTTTTTCTTTGCAGGAGATACCGGATATTGTTTAGCTTTTGAACAGATAGGTAAAAGGTTTGGACCTTTCGATCTTGCAGCCATCCCCATTGGAGCTTATGAGCCAAG GTGGTTTATGAAATACCAGCATGTGGATCCTGAAGAAGCAGTAAGAATCCATATTGACGTTCAAGCAAAGAAGTCAGTAGCAATTCACTGGGGGACCTTTGCTTTAGCAAATGAG TATTACTTAGATCCTCCGGCTAAACTGAATGAAGCTCTTGAAAGATACGGCTTGAAAAAAGATGACTTCTTCCTCTTAAACCATGGAGAATCACGGGACCTGGGTACAAATGACATGTTTGAAAACTGA
- the NAPEPLD gene encoding N-acyl-phosphatidylethanolamine-hydrolyzing phospholipase D isoform X1 has protein sequence MIVNYLYSSEKDMDKNTDEEQPSTACNQYPKEAVKKRQNSGRGSGSSDSSRTFRKSFRLDYRLEEDVTKSKRGKDGRFANPWPTWKSPTLPNVLKWSLMEKNNSNVPGSEELDKELPVLEPYFVQKPELAGKTGAGMRVTWLGHATVMVEMDELVLLTDPIFSQRASPSQLVGPKRFRRPPCTVAQLPKIDAVLISHTHYDHLDYNTVTSLNERFGSELRWFVPLGLLQWMQRCGCENVIELDWWEENCVPGHDAVTFVFTPSQHWCKRTVRDDNKVLWGSWSVLGPWNRFFFAGDTGYCLAFEQIGKRFGPFDLAAIPIGAYEPRWFMKYQHVDPEEAVRIHIDVQAKKSVAIHWGTFALANEYYLDPPAKLNEALERYGLKKDDFFLLNHGESRDLGTNDMFEN, from the exons ATGATCGTCAATTATCTCTA ttcTTCTGAAAAAGATATGGATAAGAACACAGATGAAGAGCAGCCTTCAACGGCGTGTAACCAGTACCCTAAAGAAGCAGTGAAGAAACGTCAGAACTCAGGCCGTGGTTCCGGGAGCAGTGATTCTTCCAGGACCTTCAGGAAAAGCTTCAGGCTGGACTACAGGTTAGAAGAGGATGTAACTAAATCAAAGAGAGGCAAAGATGGGAGATTTGCCAACCCATGGCCAACATGGAAATCGCCAACCTTGCCGAATGTTTTGAAATGGTccctcatggaaaaaaataacagcaatgTGCCAGGCTCAGAG GAACTCGATAAAGAGCTTCCAGTGTTGGAACCTTACTTTGTTCAAAAGCCAGAACTTGCTGGGAAGACAGGAGCTGGTATGCGAGTCACGTGGCTGGGACATGCCACTGTTATGGTGGAAATGGACGAACTTGTACTTCTTACTGACCCAATCTTCAGCCAGCGAGCATCCCCCAGTCAGCTGGTGGGTCCCAAGCGCTTCCGAAGGCCTCCGTGCACAGTGGCACAGCTCCCCAAAATAGATGCAGTGTTGATCAGCCACACCCACTACGATCACTTGGACTACAACACTGTGACGAGTCTGAACGAACGCTTTGGGAGTGAGCTGCGCTGGTTTGTGCCACTGGGGCTCCTGCAGTGGATGCAGAGATGTGGCTGTGAGAATGTCATTGAACTGGACTGGTGGGAAGAGAACTGTGTCCCTGGTCATGACGCCGTGACTTTTGTCTTCACCCCTTCGCAACACTGGTGCAAAAGGACTGTGAGAGATGATAACAAGGTTCTCTGGGGCAGCTGGTCTGTCTTGGGTCCTTGGAATAGGTTTTTCTTTGCAGGAGATACCGGATATTGTTTAGCTTTTGAACAGATAGGTAAAAGGTTTGGACCTTTCGATCTTGCAGCCATCCCCATTGGAGCTTATGAGCCAAG GTGGTTTATGAAATACCAGCATGTGGATCCTGAAGAAGCAGTAAGAATCCATATTGACGTTCAAGCAAAGAAGTCAGTAGCAATTCACTGGGGGACCTTTGCTTTAGCAAATGAG TATTACTTAGATCCTCCGGCTAAACTGAATGAAGCTCTTGAAAGATACGGCTTGAAAAAAGATGACTTCTTCCTCTTAAACCATGGAGAATCACGGGACCTGGGTACAAATGACATGTTTGAAAACTGA
- the NAPEPLD gene encoding N-acyl-phosphatidylethanolamine-hydrolyzing phospholipase D isoform X2, with amino-acid sequence MDKNTDEEQPSTACNQYPKEAVKKRQNSGRGSGSSDSSRTFRKSFRLDYRLEEDVTKSKRGKDGRFANPWPTWKSPTLPNVLKWSLMEKNNSNVPGSEELDKELPVLEPYFVQKPELAGKTGAGMRVTWLGHATVMVEMDELVLLTDPIFSQRASPSQLVGPKRFRRPPCTVAQLPKIDAVLISHTHYDHLDYNTVTSLNERFGSELRWFVPLGLLQWMQRCGCENVIELDWWEENCVPGHDAVTFVFTPSQHWCKRTVRDDNKVLWGSWSVLGPWNRFFFAGDTGYCLAFEQIGKRFGPFDLAAIPIGAYEPRWFMKYQHVDPEEAVRIHIDVQAKKSVAIHWGTFALANEYYLDPPAKLNEALERYGLKKDDFFLLNHGESRDLGTNDMFEN; translated from the exons ATGGATAAGAACACAGATGAAGAGCAGCCTTCAACGGCGTGTAACCAGTACCCTAAAGAAGCAGTGAAGAAACGTCAGAACTCAGGCCGTGGTTCCGGGAGCAGTGATTCTTCCAGGACCTTCAGGAAAAGCTTCAGGCTGGACTACAGGTTAGAAGAGGATGTAACTAAATCAAAGAGAGGCAAAGATGGGAGATTTGCCAACCCATGGCCAACATGGAAATCGCCAACCTTGCCGAATGTTTTGAAATGGTccctcatggaaaaaaataacagcaatgTGCCAGGCTCAGAG GAACTCGATAAAGAGCTTCCAGTGTTGGAACCTTACTTTGTTCAAAAGCCAGAACTTGCTGGGAAGACAGGAGCTGGTATGCGAGTCACGTGGCTGGGACATGCCACTGTTATGGTGGAAATGGACGAACTTGTACTTCTTACTGACCCAATCTTCAGCCAGCGAGCATCCCCCAGTCAGCTGGTGGGTCCCAAGCGCTTCCGAAGGCCTCCGTGCACAGTGGCACAGCTCCCCAAAATAGATGCAGTGTTGATCAGCCACACCCACTACGATCACTTGGACTACAACACTGTGACGAGTCTGAACGAACGCTTTGGGAGTGAGCTGCGCTGGTTTGTGCCACTGGGGCTCCTGCAGTGGATGCAGAGATGTGGCTGTGAGAATGTCATTGAACTGGACTGGTGGGAAGAGAACTGTGTCCCTGGTCATGACGCCGTGACTTTTGTCTTCACCCCTTCGCAACACTGGTGCAAAAGGACTGTGAGAGATGATAACAAGGTTCTCTGGGGCAGCTGGTCTGTCTTGGGTCCTTGGAATAGGTTTTTCTTTGCAGGAGATACCGGATATTGTTTAGCTTTTGAACAGATAGGTAAAAGGTTTGGACCTTTCGATCTTGCAGCCATCCCCATTGGAGCTTATGAGCCAAG GTGGTTTATGAAATACCAGCATGTGGATCCTGAAGAAGCAGTAAGAATCCATATTGACGTTCAAGCAAAGAAGTCAGTAGCAATTCACTGGGGGACCTTTGCTTTAGCAAATGAG TATTACTTAGATCCTCCGGCTAAACTGAATGAAGCTCTTGAAAGATACGGCTTGAAAAAAGATGACTTCTTCCTCTTAAACCATGGAGAATCACGGGACCTGGGTACAAATGACATGTTTGAAAACTGA